GCGTCTGAAAGAGTTTTACCATCAGATACACCATAAAACAATCGTACAGAATTGAAGGATTAATGatgattctttctattttttttattcttaattttgaGGATTTATATAGATTGAATTCAATCATGAAATTTTCTCATTTTCTGTCCATCTTTAATTTGCACCTTTACCACTTTTTAGAAAAAGTGACTACTTTTTTTGTGTTAGTTTGGGAGTTTCTTTCAATATATAGTTGCTTTAAATGATTGTATGGTTTTTTTTGTTATCAATTTTGATGAAACTAAagttttgttttattgtttttgtataGGATGAATGGGTTGTGTCAAGGGTTTTTCACAAGAACACAGATGTGAAGAAGCCTCAAATTTCTGGACTTTTAAGGATAAACTCAATTGGTCATCATGATGATCTTCTAGATTATTCTTCACTTCCACCTCTCATGGATCCTTCATACACAAACGATGATTACAAGGGAATTAGTGTTTCTAATCAACAAATTCCATCATCAACAAAATCACAATCAGACGGCTATTATCTTCCAAGCTTCTCCATCAACAATCAACAACAACTAATCAAGCCAGAAGATGATTACAACAGAATAATAAACTATGATCTTCATGAGATGAATCCAACCATGATGAACTACACTTCCAATTCACACCAATCCAATCTCAACAACCCGATCGGAAACACACTCTCGCAGTCGCAACCACAGCTCCGAATCCAAAATCCAAACATGAACTACTTCATGTATCAAAATAGGATGATGCAAAGTTCCATTCCCATTCCGACATTCGGAAACAACAATGAGTGCAAAATGGAACAattctcttcaaatcaatcacaagATACCGGTCTCAGCAACGACACATCATCGGCGGTATCGAAACAAGACATGGGAAGAAATAGGGCATCATTGTATGATGATCTTGAAGGTCCTTCCTCAGTTGCACCTCTCTCAGATTTGGAAGGTTTTTGGgactattgaagatgaagaattAATCTCAAAAATGAAGATATAGCTAGTTTGCGATCCATAGTTTTTTATCTTGGGATCATAAGCATCATAGATATATAGTAGTTGCATATCATATATATGTTCTTGCttgtttttattataaacatactgatttatttatatttatatttatatattataaacataTGATACATTATTATTAGGCATTATTACACAGGAAAGTTCTTGGATATACATATACTGTATAGATTTATGATAATATCCAAGACTTTTCAGTGTTAACTAGtagtttataataattattattattattcatagatTTTATCGAGATCAGGACTTGAAAAATCATGTACATCTATATTCTTTTGTTATATTGATGggtttgttttattcatttatttggattttgttattattattttttggatcAGAATTTTCTCTGCAACAAATTATAATATCATGATGAATCCTTCATGTGTTCTTGTATATATTCCTGGTGCATATTTTATGTGTGTAATTCTTTGCTGGCGAATATATTAATCTTTATGTGACAACCCATCAAGAGTGGGAAGCATTAATTCTCAAGAAAATAGTGCattatttttttttccatttttcaaCTTGGTATTTAAAGCTTGGTTACCTAGCTAGTGCCTCCCAGCATGGCAAGGCTGTTGCTTAATTCCTTTGAGAATTTCTAGTACaccatgatagacattatatgctTCAGCACTATAATTTAAGTATTAAAGAGTCTCACGTCGGATTCGGATATGATTGACAATAGTCATTTTATAAATCGATTTTGTAATATTAAATCAGGCTCAACCATAATTTTAGAATGGTAATTGAGTATATATAAAATTTGTTGGCCATCTGCTATCAGCTATCAGGTTGTTTGCGCAATCTGACCATTcactttaatgtttttttttatagattataAAATTCCAATTCTAAGTATTGATTCAAACTTGAAACTATGAGTAAACTAAGCTTGTTGAAACTTGTGTTATCTTATGTAAACCACCTTAAAGGAGGACTAAATATAGGAAAAAAGTGATTAAAGTTAATTAGACTGTGAGCAGCTAAGCACTGAACAATTCATGTTGATGATGCATGTGAACAATTCCCTGAATCTACGCAGAAGATGCCTGAGGTGATGGCATTTTGCAGAATATTAAAGGACATAAACCACAGTcttataataataagaataataataacacaacaaTAACAGGTTTTTTCTTCAACATTATCTCTTGAATCTTTCGTACTAAGAAACCTCGTCATCTCTATTCACATGTACAAAAACATGTATGTCATGGGTCGAGCTGTTAATGGCATGCTTTCTCTTCTCAACCTTTTTTTCTGACATTAAATTGTGCAAAAATATACACATGTTTCGTACATGTACCCATCTTATCATGTAGTACATGAATTTTGGGTACATTTACTATATAGTTGTGACTATATCTGTCTCTTACTCTTTTAATTTATATAACTTAATAcacataaaaaaattgattttttgaatATAATTTCCCTTGTACTTTTTTTTAATGTaatcaataaaacacattaattaatataaattaaaaataataattaattttatttaatttttatttaaaatgtaattatatttttcataaataaaacaaattattaaaaaatgaaagcaAAATTAACGGTGATAAAAGAAATCATATTTGTAAGCATCTGCGAATAAAACATGTCTCAAATATCAAACAGATATTCTAATGGATATCGAcatgtaaaataaatatatattttaatatccgttaattaataaatatgtatATAGTTTAATGATTTCTTTAACCGTGGATATCTATaccattaataaattaaaaaaattatttaaatatttcttataaagaaaaaattatgAGGATTGAAaataatcatattattattattattattattattattattattattattattattattaaaattattaatatgtgGTAAATGGTAGAAAGAAATGAATGtatgtattttgtttttgttggtgattttgttgtaaatttgaaagtgaattgtgttaatatttttatgtgtttttaaCACAGGAGTATTTTAagtaattgtaatttttttataatatagtttttgtaaatatttacaaatatttataatatCTTAAAATTGACTTATATCTTTTTAATACTACTcgtataaatataaaaatatcatatttatccaatgacacagataataaaaaattaatatcacACACAAAATATCCATAGTCATccctaaaataaataatgaaaaaattaTTAGTTGATATATTTCATTTGATTAAATCTAATGAAGCATTTCATTTATATAAATAAGTATTTCATCCGTTCTATCTTATAACTATTTTTTGTGAGTGCTTATAAAAAAGACAAGATTGTGCTTTTGTACTTCTATTTtgccattcttttttttttatgtgttGGCAAGGAAATCAATCAAGTGCACTTTCTCATTTACGAATATGTTAATCTGATTTTGATCAAACAATTCACATGTATGAATCTACTTTTTCATGTTAAAACATGAACCGTTCAATTAACATGGATAAACTCCGTGAATGCATAATCTTAGAATTCATGTTCCTTAAGCATATAATTAAGTTTTATATGATGTAATCAAGGATTGAAATACACGTGAAGAAAGTGAGAAGAGGAAAtaagggataagagagatgaatttgGAAGCAACAATAAGGTCTAAAAAAAGAGTATAGATTGATAGTTATAGGCAAAAGATGAGGTGTGAATAGCAAGCACGGTTGAGCAGGCAGGGGAATGGGATAAGGGATAGGGGGAGGGAATCGGTTATTGTAAGAGAAGAAAGGTTTTCTCCATATTCATGTGATGTAATTAAATTTTggaggtttttttttgttttttatctcAAAGTTTAGCCGTTGGAAATTTCACCGTCTAAAGATGAATAAGTGAGATGTCGTAAATTTTTGAACTTGTATTTTTGTATCTGATGTTTCTATACAATTATCAGTTAAGCTGACTTGTCATAAATTTGAACTTGTATTATTGCATCTGATGTTTCTATACAGCTATCAATTAAGGAGTGATTttttaacacaatttttttttttggatttttatgtgaTGATTAAATGGATTAATGTATGTGAGTTTGCATAGTCCTTTCCATTTAAAGCAAAGTTATGATTGAAAGTTCATGCTTGCGGGGAACTTAACCGCACTTTTATGGTTGAGTTGTGATTTTTCTTTATTAAGATTCTTCCATCTTGATCGATCTTGgtgttttttgtttcttctttcatgGGGAGAAAAAGTTAAGCACAAGTTTAAAGTTTGAAAAAATAAAGGACTTTTGGGAAATGACAAGGAATAAAGCAATTATGAGTACACATTTCCTCTTAATATTAAAGGATGAAggaaaactaaaaaagaaaatttagttGCTTGTTATAGGAGATTAGCCATGGATGTATCAACTTCGTGTTCGTCTATATGACAAAGATCAGATTTTATTATGACAAGGACAAaaactaaatttaaaattttggacaaaacattttatataattttatttttattataatattttatttaaaattgaataaaactaaactaaattaattttatttttaatattaattttaggaTTATATTGAATttgttataaaatttaaattatgattATAACAAACatgatttaattttcaaatttgaaatagaattaaatttaattattagataaagaataataaaattgtaaactaaaaattttcaaaataggaaggataaaaaaaattaatatcacTTTGTTAGAACTTTGATCACTTTGTTGATGAAAATGGAAGGTTTGAATATGAAGAGTGAGAGATAGAGAAGAATTAGAGAGGAAGTTAGTTGAATGTGAGAATattaattttcattaactttgatGACAATATCTCCAAGACATTTATATAACAATTACAAGTGGATTGGAACACAAGTTACATTAGCTAAGTAATAGAGAAACATAATTCTATAACCAGTAACCAGTTACCTAATACTTGTAACTGATTACAGCTGCTAAGACGTTAAAAACACTAACAGTGGTAATCGGTTTTTGCGATTGTGTAACCGTTTACACCAACACCAGAATCACTTTTTCTTTAGCTTATTTGACTTATTGACATGCCTGTAACTAGTTACATATTTGTGTTAACTGGTTACAACACTTGAATTACTAAAATACTCTTAacacaccaccttaattcaagtgCTAAAAGTCTTTCATGCCCATTTTCATCTTCAGCCTTTTGAACACTTCAATTATGACCTCGTTTGTCAACAAACCAGCAACTTGTTCCTTACTTCTACAATATCTCAATCTCAAATTTCCTTCACTAACAAGCTCTCTCAAGTAGTGAAACCTCATCTCTATATACTTGCTCCTCCCATGTGCAGTTGAGTTCTTAGGAAGAGTAATAGCGAAGACGTTATCAACCAAGAGTGTTATAACGTCACCCTCATTGTTGATCagctccttcaatagattcattaACCACATGGTTTGGCACATACACAACAAAGCAGCAATATACTTGGCCTCACAAGACGTATCTTAGAATCCTCTTGACTGTCGCCAAGTGAGACACCTTCAGTCTCTCCATCACTCACAATATTGATACTAAACACCAAATTCAGTCGCATATTGCACAAGTAAAGCAAGGATCCAATCATCCTTGTATACTGATTTGGATTAACATCTTGCTCATCCCCATTCTTCGAAAACTGTAGCCTTGGTAAAGCTAGAGTAACGACAGCATTAGAATGCTCTATTTAAAACTTCTTCGAAATTTCAAATGCATATCTTCTTTGTTGCATGAGCAGTCCCTTCTTGGACTTGTGAAACTCAATATCAAGAAAATATATCATGAGGTCAAAGTtgatcatctcaaactctttcataAGCTCACTCTTAAACATAGAAATTCTCTTTTCACCACTACCTGTAATCAACAGATCGTCTACATATAGACAAAGGATTAGCACCCTATCATTTGTATCCCTCTTCACATACACATCATGTTCAAATACACGCTTCTTGATGTCAATCTCCTTTAAGAAATTGTTTATCCtcttgttccaagctcttggaggttgtttcaaaccatacaaaTCTTTCTTCAACTTGTAGAACTTTGACTCTtagtttttcacaacaaaaccaGGGGATGTTCCACATAAAACTCCTCTTCAAGCGATCTATTAAAAATGCAGATTTGATATCTATTTGATAGATGAACTAATTGTTGTTATTCGAAATATCAACAACTAACCTTATGGTTTCATTTCTAGCAACTGGTGCAAATACCTCTTCAAAGTCTATATATTCTCTTTGCAAAAATCCCTTTGTAACTAATCGAGCCGTATGCTTGACTATTTCACCCTTGGGATTTGCCTTCGCCTTATATTCCCATCTTACATCAACCGGCTTCTTTCCTTCCAGTAGATTAACTAACTCTAAAGTATTGTTTTTCCTCAATCAACTTAAGTTCCTCCTTCATAACAAAAATTCATTTTGGATCACTCAAGGCCTCTACTATCTTAACGGGTCCGGATTCGTCCATAAGTGCAAAATGGacgaaatcatcatcatcattgacttttttGTCTCAAAGTATCTAACAATCTTAGAGTATTAGAGGAAAACCTTTTTTCCTTATTGATATTCTCACAATCCCTTCAATTCAGACTTAAGTGGGGTTGCTTCTGTAATATCAAGCGCTACAGAGATTGTTTTCTCTTTGCTCTAACCGATTAAAACTTTTTGGTAATCAGTACATGCTGCTACAACTGCTTGATTTCGTCGAAAACGACGTCTCAACTGATAACAATTCTTCTATTCGCTACATCATAAAACTTGTAACCACCAGTAAAGTGACACCCTACAAGTATCATCAATTCTCCTTTATCAtccaacttctttcaaagatgtCCTGACACATGTTGATGTGCTACTGATCTAAAAACTCTCAAGTGATTCAGATTCGGTTTAAATCCAGACCTTGCTTCCTTCAGTgttgtcttctcaagcttctttgttggaCACATATTCAACAAATAAGCAGTTGTGGACACCGTTTCTCCCTATAACTCTTTCAGAAAGTTTTTCCCCTTCAACATGCTTTGCAACATGTTCATAATCCATCAAATATTCCTTTCGGCAACACTGTTTTGATGTGGTGTATAGGATGGTACTACTTCATATATTATTCCCTCTTGATCTCAAAATCTCCCAAAGTCATTTGAGACATATTATTCTTCACCATCCATTTTGAAAACTTTGATCTTGTGACCGTTTTGCCTCTCAATCATGGACTTGAACTTCATTAACACCTCAAATACTTCATCCTTTATCTTGATTAGGTATGTCCATAACTTTCTACTAGGATCATTAATGAATGTAACAAAATATCTATTGCCACCAATCAATTTAACTTGCATCGATCCACACACATTcgaatacaccacctcaaggtgatTCTTGGTTCTACAACCCATATCTTTTCTAAATTTTCCTTAATGTTGCTTCGCTTGTACACATTATTCACAAATTTTATCCGGTATGTTGATCTATGGCAGCCATGTCATCATTTCGTTCTTTTCTAAAGCATTGagattaggggtgggaataggccaggccgactaaTAGGGGCCTACGGCTCAGCCTACATAGGccaaggccaggccaggctttttacataaatagaaaaggcctaagcttttttataagcctatttagctaaaaaggctaggccacaggccatataaaaagccttttaagcctatgaggccggcctatttaaataaatttgaataattttattaatattatattgtattttgtatattaaattaaaatataaaaataaatattagttatcttaaagaaattatgaaaataagatgaaaaaaaatcttatgaacaatgtcattagTTACTTCCATaagttttttcaaacaaatagtatcacaaaatttatactactaggtaaactcaaataagtcaatgcaaacaaaaatttaatctcattgatattttaatttgttagtctatataaagttgagttgaatgacttatttataaatgttcaaatgaaataggcttttaagtaggctaacagGCCAATAAAATAAGCCTACGATAGGCtaaaggccaggcttaggctttgaatTTTTTAGTAGACCAGGCTCagacttggcaaagcctagctcggcctagcctattcccacccctaattgAGATCTCGGAAATTGAGATGCCAAAACCCATAGTGTCATATCCACTCTTCTTCACTAGCCTATATAGCAAGACATATATGCTCCATAACCTTCAACTCAACCTTGAAAGTTCAATTAGGAGCCATATGAGCCTTTAGGACCAAAAACCCTGTTTGCATCCATAATGCGTAGCACTTTTTTCTTCAAATGAATCTTGTAACTATTCTCAAGCAATTGTCCAATACTTAGAAGATTACACTTGATTCCAAAAATATACAACACATCctttattaaaaaattgagtaccatcattttttctccaaacGACTAAGATCactttttttaagttttaaccctatttaatgtataatattagtaataattaaaGCTCTCAGGTTTAGCTATATATGGCGTCCGCTTTTGTCCTGAGTTCATGCACTGCTATCACTTGCATGATTGGCTTCATTTTCTATTTACAATCAAATCTAAATCCTAATTCTTGATTTGTGTAACTTTGATGGACGTAATCTTAGACTAAATTTCATAAGTATCAATTATTGATTTGATTCAACTTTCAGCTAAGTAAAGTTAGATCATCAACCCTTTTGTCATGCAATCGAACACCTTTCAATCTCATATTGTGAAAGCTAGAGAAAAAAATGTCGCACTGCATTTTATAATCATATATCATCACGTTACACGTATGTGAAAACATGTTAATTTCCAACCAACTATTCAGGACTTTCTGGGTGATGGACAGTCTATGACTGAATAACCTGAAGAAATTCCGTGTTAAACCATCGTATGTTTTTTGTAAGATAATCAATAAATAGAAGGTCACATATTTTCGGTACAAAAAATTTATCACGTATTAACTTACTTAAAGTAGCTATTTTCTCATATTCCCGCAATGTAtttgtttatataaaaaattaaaataaaataaaaagacaattaatgaacaatataaaaaaaaaactaataccaCTACAAGAAAAATGACTTGTtgtgttataaaaaaaaattacgtgTTTTGATACtcattttttgtaatattttattgtcattaaatatattttttcctaCTGTTTTTTCAATTTAGTCTGTCAccttttttctttttatcaaAAGTTTTTTTATAACCACGAGTAGGGATGGTAAAACGGATCGTCCGCCCCGCCCCACCTAAAGTCCACCAAAAAAAGAGTGTGGCGGGCTTATCCTCCATATGAAAATGGACATAAAAATTTAGCTTGCCCTGCCAAAGTGACGGTTGGCGCACCTGCCcgcctttttttaatttatttattttcatttttctaatagattaattttatttttttttcaattaaattttttattaattttttagaacaatttgttataaattatttttataaaaaaaattctttaaaaaatattgcatatattcacaaatgaatgtataaattaaaccatcaaaaattataattactataattaactaaaaaaggcgGGTTTAAGATGAGATGAACTGAACAA
The Vicia villosa cultivar HV-30 ecotype Madison, WI linkage group LG6, Vvil1.0, whole genome shotgun sequence genome window above contains:
- the LOC131612299 gene encoding NAC domain-containing protein 87-like translates to MEEPIVVNKGEDQVLDLPPGFRFHPTDAEIIVCYLTEKVKNSKFSATAIGEADLNKCEPWDLPKKAKMGEKEWYFFCQKDRKYPTGMRTNRATESGYWKATGKDKEIFYKGKGNLVGMKKTLVFYRGRAPKGEKTNWVMHEFRLEGKFATQNLPKAEKDEWVVSRVFHKNTDVKKPQISGLLRINSIGHHDDLLDYSSLPPLMDPSYTNDDYKGISVSNQQIPSSTKSQSDGYYLPSFSINNQQQLIKPEDDYNRIINYDLHEMNPTMMNYTSNSHQSNLNNPIGNTLSQSQPQLRIQNPNMNYFMYQNRMMQSSIPIPTFGNNNECKMEQFSSNQSQDTGLSNDTSSAVSKQDMGRNRASLYDDLEGPSSVAPLSDLEGFWDY